The genomic segment TTATTAGACCTGATGACAGAGTGAAGCATTTAACTGTGCAAGGCCCTGCGTCGCTGACACAACGCTGCTGACGGCAGACTCGTTTTGACATTTTGATGAACCACTTTGCTATGCAGAGCGCACACTAGATAAGAGATGAGGAAGGACTTACAGCTGCCGCTTCGGCGCTCAAAGGTCAGAACGCTGTAGCTGAACTGGTTTATTGGTGGAACTTTGATCTGGAGCTTTGACAGCAGATGAGCCGAGTAGGAACTTATTACACATCCTAAACACTGAGCTGAGAGGACAGACGCCATGACCAGGTAGGTGAAGTACGTGAAGTCGCCCTTTAAATGGGTTTGGAAATGAATACTCTgttatgtattgtttttttaatcgcAGGTTTGCGATAATAGTCTGCGTTTCGATGATAATTGGCACCGCAGCAAAGCCATACGGACCCTCGGTATGTAACACTGCAAAAAAGACAGCGTGgagtcataaaaaaaaaaaaaagatctttcATCAGTTTGTGTGGTTCCTAAGGTTGTGTTTGGGCAGCAGTCATATAATATCTGTGTTCCAGGATAGGAAGGTAGAAGTGGAGCCTCCAGAGAACAAAGCTGATGCTCCGTATCACATTGACCCCAACATGAAGATTTGGATGACAGGTCAGGTCCAGAGCCTGGCCTCGCATCCTGTTCCTTTAAGCGAAGACGCAAGGCTTTATCTAGAACCAGAGGAGGATAGAGATCACATCAATCACCCTGCTTTCATTAACATAGCCCCAGAGCAAGCAGAGCCGGTCTGGGATGGCGTCTACCATAAAGCACGTTATCAGCTGGACCCACTGATCGCTGAGGCAGAGCCGCGCGCTGCACACTCAGCACCGGAGGCGGACAAGGACGACCTGTATCACCGTGACGACCAGCTCTACCTGCAGCCAGCTCCACCTGTGCAGATGGAGCCGCCGAGAGGCGAAGCCAGGCgtcaccttcagccagaggagGACAAGGACGCTCTGTACCACAGAGACGTCCCCGAGCTCGAGCCCCAGGACGAGCCCAAAGCTGACGGTGTGCTTTTTTCAGCATCCCAGAGGAAGTACAGTGAACCAGAAGAGGATCGGGACGGTCTCTACCACCAGTGATGCTTCGACCACACAACCATGCTGTCGTTTACAGTGAAGCTGAattacattgttttatttgaaactCAAATAAATCTGTCAATGTCCACTGTGTTTGTCCTGAGAACGATACTTTCAGACATTTATCCAagacattgtgttttatttagaaaGTGTTCCAGCAGTGCATGTGCTTGTGTACAACTCCCATCCGCTCATACTGATCCGGCCTCATTTacaaataattacaataataacaacataaTGACTTAGGTCACAGAAACTTAAGGCTGCAAATCACATTCATTCTCTTGCTTTTGTAGGAAGAATTTGAGTTGTGGTCTTTCCTactgaagcagctcagcaggaaTGACTCCCTTCTTCAGAATCAAGTTACCATATAAAGCTGTTTCCCTGTTTatacagaggaagagaagaccggggaaaatattcacatttaccAGCCAGCCGTATGCTGCAGATATTTAATCTTGATACAGGGTACAGACACCAAAAGTTCATATCCAGTGGAAATACTCACCCTGTTGCTACGACGGCGAAGGCTTTCTTGGCTCGTTCATAGAAAGCAAACCTTTCCACTTCCTCCAGCGGAGTCTACAGTGATCGCATATCAACAAGCAGAAAGTCACAGatcacagcactgtgtgtgaATCCAGTGGATGGAGGCTGTTTTACCTCAGACACAACCTGATGCAGGAGACGCCTATAGGTGTCCCACACAGGAACGGCTACGCCTCTCTGTTTGTCACCGTCCACCAGATCCATGACCGCCGCCTGTCCAATCACAGCCACACAGATTTGAAACAACACCTACAATGCCGTTACGATCTATTGATGACGTCACGGTACGTTACTGGAGAAGGGACATAGGTGTCCAGGGGCAGCAACTTTAGAATCGCCTCCAAAAGCTGTGGGATTCCTAAACCTATAAAGACCAGACGCGGTTAGAGATGACGCCGACACGTCCACTCAGCAGCAACAGGTGAGTCACCTACCGTCTGCTCGGATCTCTGTTGGACCACAAGCACAAACTGACGACGTCGGGAAGTTTGCATCAGCGAGAACTGAATGAGACAGAAATCACAGTGAGTGTCGGTTTAACTTTCAACGGGTTAAATATTGTATTGATCAGTTTCACTCTCTCCACTGGCGTCGACGTGAACTTGAATGAGGTCTGTGTTTGCTTAGAGCACCAGCgctgccggtgtgtgtgtgtgtgtgtgtgtgtgtgtctgtgtaataaCACATCATACCCAGTTCATCGCCGTGTCCCATTTTTGCTAGGGCATAGAGAAGTTCGGGCGACAGGACGGACGGGATTCCCTTCAACACTACCATTTTGTTAGacccagagaggagagaagcgaCGTGTGATAGTCACCGCTGTCTACTTCCGCATTCGTCCAAGCTGCAAAACTTcggtaaaataaataaattgatcaATTAAACAATTGGTAGTCTTTTCTTGGATTTATCGAGTTACCATTTACATTgcagttgtgttgttgtattgCCTGTTGGTAAACTACCCCAGATATGCGGCTTCGGTTGGTTGGTCCGAGATGTTGCAGACTACGGGATTTTTCTTGACATTTACCTTCATCTTTGGAATGAAGCTTATGGTTCGCAAGCGGTGCTACCGCATCAAACCCTTTTAGAAAGTTAATATAATTCAAGTTTTTCCTTAGAAAACCATAAATTGATAcctattttatttgtgttcaaaTGTGTGGGATCGAGCATAAACGCTTGATGTATTTAGATATAAAATAGGGGAATTAATTATTCTATGAATCATCTCCAAATATCAAGCAACCTAATATATAAAGAAAGGTTATGCAGCCTAAGTTCACTGTGGTGCAGAAGATTCACATCGGATAATGTAGctcttttgttttctgacaCCCCTGGCTGGGCATAATTCGAAGCACCTGTGACACGGTTCCGACACGGTCCGTTGTGCCAAGAATTTGAGATAACCTAGTGATAATATTTGATGAAAACGTCAGGCCGTGGGCtgagccaaaaaaaaaagaaaacgctgAGCCGGAGTCTGAAAGACGCTGATCATGACCGCAGATCCAAGAGATCTGCATATAAAAGTCAGCTAACGTCAGGTTAGACTGCAGTTGTGTGGGCGTGCGTTTTTTATACAGCTGCCCTTAATAATGTGCACGAGAAATGCTAATCGTTTATGGCATGTTTAATAGATATTGTGCACGTAATATTTCAGGATTCCGGGCCAAGTGTACTTCGCTCTATTCCGGTGTTTTCTAATTGTTTGGCAATCAGCCCCTAAAATATTAAACTGCTATAGGAAATAAAAGTTACCTTTATTAATAACGTGAGCAGGCTGGGAGCCCAGGGACAGTGCCGTGCTGGAATATGAATGATTTGTGGACACGGAGTCCTCTGGGCCCTGCAGGAGCCGGGCCTGTCTGCCGCGCTGAAAGCGCCTTTCTCCCGCTCCTCACCCATGCTGCTCCCTCTTTATCTCGCCTTCTTTAAATGAGTTTATCACGCTATGAGGTTCCGTGCTGCCCAAATGTAACGTTTTGCCCCTTTTGTCTGTGTGGAGAGCCTCAATTGAgtctacatttattattttgacCTTTCGGTAGCCCCCGAGAAGCGGCTTCTTTTCGGGGCCTCTGCGCAGACTTTTGTGGTTCCCCG from the Betta splendens chromosome 15, fBetSpl5.4, whole genome shotgun sequence genome contains:
- the si:ch211-217g15.3 gene encoding uncharacterized protein si:ch211-217g15.3 isoform X2 produces the protein MTRFAIIVCVSMIIGTAAKPYGPSDRKVEVEPPENKADAPYHIDPNMKIWMTGQVQSLASHPVPLSEDARLYLEPEEDRDHINHPAFINIAPEQAEPVWDGVYHKARYQLDPLIAEAEPRAAHSAPEADKDDLYHRDDQLYLQPAPPVQMEPPRGEARRHLQPEEDKDALYHRDVPELEPQDEPKADGVLFSASQRKYSEPEEDRDGLYHQ
- the si:ch211-217g15.3 gene encoding uncharacterized protein si:ch211-217g15.3 isoform X1 is translated as MYCFFNRRFAIIVCVSMIIGTAAKPYGPSDRKVEVEPPENKADAPYHIDPNMKIWMTGQVQSLASHPVPLSEDARLYLEPEEDRDHINHPAFINIAPEQAEPVWDGVYHKARYQLDPLIAEAEPRAAHSAPEADKDDLYHRDDQLYLQPAPPVQMEPPRGEARRHLQPEEDKDALYHRDVPELEPQDEPKADGVLFSASQRKYSEPEEDRDGLYHQ
- the fuom gene encoding fucose mutarotase isoform X4, which produces MVVLKGIPSVLSPELLYALAKMGHGDELVLADANFPTSSVCACGPTEIRADGLGIPQLLEAILKLLPLDTYVPSPAAVMDLVDGDKQRGVAVPVWDTYRRLLHQTPLEEVERFAFYERAKKAFAVVATG
- the fuom gene encoding fucose mutarotase isoform X3, whose protein sequence is MVVLKGIPSVLSPELLYALAKMGHGDELVLADANFPTSSVCACGPTEIRADGLGIPQLLEAILKLLPLDTYVPSPAAVMDLVDGDKQRGVAVPVWDTYRRLLHQVVSETPLEEVERFAFYERAKKAFAVVATG
- the fuom gene encoding fucose mutarotase isoform X2, with the translated sequence MVVLKGIPSVLSPELLYALAKMGHGDELVLADANFPTSSVCACGPTEIRADGLGIPQLLEAILKLLPLDTYVPSPAAVMDLVDGDKQRGVAVPVWDTYRRLLHQTPLEEVERFAFYERAKKAFAVVATGETALYGNLILKKGVIPAELLQ
- the fuom gene encoding fucose mutarotase isoform X1; protein product: MVVLKGIPSVLSPELLYALAKMGHGDELVLADANFPTSSVCACGPTEIRADGLGIPQLLEAILKLLPLDTYVPSPAAVMDLVDGDKQRGVAVPVWDTYRRLLHQVVSETPLEEVERFAFYERAKKAFAVVATGETALYGNLILKKGVIPAELLQ